In the Primulina tabacum isolate GXHZ01 chromosome 15, ASM2559414v2, whole genome shotgun sequence genome, ATCATGACGACTGGTGAATAGCCAAAACAGATTTCAAGCTTAGAATAGCTAAAACAAAGATACAAAGGGAAATTTCAACTCAACTAGCGGTCAATCCCGTAAGTAGGAGACGTTGCATTGTCATTTctgattttggaaaaaaaaaaatcaactacTGATTtggaaaagaaaatatattattttgcattttttaaaatcaaatttaatttagttgAATGAAAAATAATGCCGTAAATATTTTAAGGggttataatttttaaatattttaaatttaaagtcgattaaaataaattaaagaactCGTAAAAAATTTAGATAATCACAATCCACGAAAtctattttttttctctctttgcAATTACCTTTACTTATTTTCTACGTTggtttttatattatattatgaacCTCAACAAAGAAATCAATatgaaattaatatttattatcacaaataatttacttttatttttccctttaaaaaaaagtttatttgaatgatttttatattaaaatgttagagtcaaattgttaaatattttacgaTAAacaagtcagattaagaaaatattttttcacatagtattgattttaaattaaatgttatGTTGGAATTAAATTTGTTGATAATacgataaatttttataatattttattatgataattactatttaagaagattttcaaagaatattaattaaaaacaatttaaattttacatgttttagcaTTTACTACACCAGGGGGGTTTCAATTTCACCTCTAATTAGCTAGCTGTCTTTCTTCAACCCTAAACCCTACTCTCCCTCTTCGCATGCGCTCCGATCGAACCTTGAAATCCGACCAAATCTCCCATGTCAGCCGCATCCAGAGGTCTCTTTTCTCGCCTTACCCGCGTCTACATCTGCCGCAGATCCCTCACGCAGCCCCCTCCCGAGCCGCCCATCTTCTGCCGCAGTCAGCTGAGAGCATTCACCGCTGAGGCAGAGAATGGTGATCCGGAGAGCTGCCGAGTCATCGAAGCAAAACCCGGTATAATGACCAGAGACTCGAAGAGGACTGGTGCAATCGCCGTTAAGTGTGGAATGACGGCGTTATGGGACAAGTGGGGCGCCAGGATTCCCATTACCATTCTTTGGCTGGATGATAACATCGTCTCCCAGGTCAAAACCCCCGAAAAGGAAGGCTTGTGTGCACTTCAGGTTCATGAATTACTAACTGCGGTCTTCACCAACCTCCATTTGTTACATTATTTgcctctccttttttttttttgtgcttTTTTAGTTTGTTCCGGTCAATGTGGCAATGCTCCAATTCAACCAATTTGTCTCAGCTTTAGTGTGAGTTTTTGCTTGGCTGATCACCGATCACTTTCTGTactaattttaattaagggattgTTGTGGCTTACGCGCTACAGCATTATGGCCTTAAACTTCGGTAGCATTTCTTGGATAATCCTAGCTTCTAAATGAAAAGTGTTAGGAATCAGGTGAATTATTTCGAGATTTGATTGTCTAGCTCAAATACTTTCTAGTATTTTCTGTTCCATGTTTGTCAGCATCCGCATGTATGAATTGGTATTGAAATTCATAAAAACTAAACCAGACGAGATAAGGGGCATTTCTAGTTCTATTTTGAGGTGCCAATTTTGTGCTTCCTCAATTTTTTCATCGTATGTATTAAAATTCTCAGATTAACTCTTTCAAGGGATGTTTTCACCCGAGTTTTGTTGGATTTTTGAATGTAACCTCTATGTATGAACAAACTGAATAGATGTGTGCTGCGTTCATGGGCTTGGTATTTTTAATTGAAGCTCTAgagtttcaaattttttttgattGGCTTCATGTCTGGTGGTACTAGATTGGGTGCGGACAAAAGAAAGAGAAGCACTTGAGGATGCCTGAAGTGGGCCATTTCAGAGCGCAGGGTGTGCCCATGAAAAGGAAGCTTAGGGAGTTTCCTGTAACTGAGGATGCTCTTCTTCCAGTTGGTACAACTATTGGTGTGCGCCATTTTGTTCCAGGGCAGTTTGTAGATGTCACCGGAATCACTAAAGGAAAAGGGTTCCAGGTGACAGTTTAATTATAGTGCATGTGATAAGTGTCATATGCTTTTGTAGTATGTATATCATTATTTTTCTTTCATATAACCAATTATGTGAATTATCCGCAAAAATATTGACCATGTTAAGTTTGTGAAAATAGTACTTCTCGATAAAGTTGTGTTCTTCTATCTGAATATGGCATGCTATGTACAGCATAGGGCTAGTTAAAAAGAATGTGACAATTTGATTTCACGAAAGAGAAAATGGACAAAATTCTTCGTAGAAGTGATTTCTATTTATGTCTGCATTACTGCTAAAGCGACTATGTTAAGGAATTCTATGTTACTCTTGTGAGTGATTGCAATTTTTTTCAACTGCATTATAACACGGTGATTCCATTTTTCTGCTTGTAGGGTGGGATGAAACGATGGGGCTTCAAAGGTATGCCTGCATCTCATGGTGCATCATTATCGCACCGAAGTATTGGTTCTACTGGTCAGAGGGATACTCCAGGGAAGGTATAATGTTACAGTCTAGTTGTATCTGGTATGATTGCTATTGTATATGTAGCAACTAACATTA is a window encoding:
- the LOC142527540 gene encoding large ribosomal subunit protein uL3m → MSAASRGLFSRLTRVYICRRSLTQPPPEPPIFCRSQLRAFTAEAENGDPESCRVIEAKPGIMTRDSKRTGAIAVKCGMTALWDKWGARIPITILWLDDNIVSQVKTPEKEGLCALQIGCGQKKEKHLRMPEVGHFRAQGVPMKRKLREFPVTEDALLPVGTTIGVRHFVPGQFVDVTGITKGKGFQGGMKRWGFKGMPASHGASLSHRSIGSTGQRDTPGKVFKGKKMPGHMGVDQRTVKNVWIHKIDPARNLMWVKGQVPGATGNFVFIKDAVYKKPDISLLPFPTYFTPEDEDQTTLEPLIADLGDADPFMPAD